The stretch of DNA TCTTCGTAATATTTCTTTTCCGGGGCATATTCAGGGGCAGGATAAATACAGAGCTCTTGAGGAAAGTTGTATTTTTCTTTTGCCTACATACAGCGAAGGGCGTCCGGTTTCGTTGCTGGAGGCCATGGCGTCCGGGCTGGTCCCGTTGGTGACTGACGTCGGGGGTATAAAGGATGTGACTGAACCGGATGAGACGGCTGTACTGCTGCCGGAAGCGAGTGCTGAAGCAATAGTTGATGGTGTTTCCCGTGTGTTGGATGATTCCGCACTCAGGATAAGGGTAGCTGGGAATGCACAAAAATACGCAAGGGCAAATTTTTGTTCCCGGCAGGTGGCTGAACGGATCATAGGTTTATATTCCCGTATTATTCGGGAGTCTTAAACATCAGCGGCAGGTGGCATGACTGGATTATTATTCCTGTTTTTCTTTTTCCGTCCGATCATGTTCATGGATATCGGGTGGTTGGTCTTCGGTCTCAATGTGACCGAGGTCTTTGCTATTTTTGCCACCGGAATTTTGATTATCGCTTTTATTTTACGCGCTGTCGTTGCCAAACAGCTGAATATCTCTATTGTTGATTTCTTTCTTTTTTCTTTCGTGCTTTGGGTTTTATTTATTTACCTGCTTTATATTGACCGTTCCCATTTAAAGGAAGCTGCAAAGTTTGTGCTCCCATTTATAACATATTTTGTTTTGAAAAATGTTATTATGGATGTTAAAAGTTATACCCGTTTTTTGAAAATGATGCTCATCGGGTATGCTGTTCCCATTCTCGCAAGTACATATCTTATTGTTCAGGGACGTGGTTTATACACGGTTTTATTCTGGACCGGGCTTTCAAGATTTAGTGGTGTGTATGCAAATCCTCATAACCTTGGTCACTGCATGGCCTTGTATCTGATGGCTCTTGTTCTATATACTGTTATATGTTCCGAACATGAAGATATTCTGCCTGTTTTGAAGCAGAGGCTGTTTTTTATTTTTTCCTGCACTATAAGTGTTTTTGCTCTCTATTGCTTATACAAAAGTTATGTGCGGACCTGTTTTTTCGGGTTTCTGCTTTTTATCTATTACTATTTGTTCAGGGTTAATAAAAAGCTGCTGGCTCTCCTGACCATGATCATGGGAGTGGTTCTCGTGCTTTCCGCTGCTGTGCTGTATACTATTTTCTCCGATATGTTTGATGCTGCCAAAGGTCCGGATAAAAGCCAGTTCGGTTCCGGGCGTCCTGTCATATGGATGCATAATATTGAGGAATTTGCTTCGCAACCGCTAGACGGTATTCTGGCCGGGGTCGGGGTCGGAAATATCAATTCCCATATCCCGGAACGTAAGCGGCGGCAGATCGGGGATATGCTCAACAGTCACAACGATTTCCTTGATGTGCTGACCCAGACCGGAATAATCGGATTTTTCCTTTTCGTGGCTTTCCAATTCTGTTTATTTCAGAAAATACGATTACTTGAGGGCAGGGAGCGTTACGTGTTCCTTGCCCTGTTCCTG from Desulfovibrio sp. JC010 encodes:
- a CDS encoding O-antigen ligase, whose product is MTGLLFLFFFFRPIMFMDIGWLVFGLNVTEVFAIFATGILIIAFILRAVVAKQLNISIVDFFLFSFVLWVLFIYLLYIDRSHLKEAAKFVLPFITYFVLKNVIMDVKSYTRFLKMMLIGYAVPILASTYLIVQGRGLYTVLFWTGLSRFSGVYANPHNLGHCMALYLMALVLYTVICSEHEDILPVLKQRLFFIFSCTISVFALYCLYKSYVRTCFFGFLLFIYYYLFRVNKKLLALLTMIMGVVLVLSAAVLYTIFSDMFDAAKGPDKSQFGSGRPVIWMHNIEEFASQPLDGILAGVGVGNINSHIPERKRRQIGDMLNSHNDFLDVLTQTGIIGFFLFVAFQFCLFQKIRLLEGRERYVFLALFLTVTFMNFVSNSYVTRFGLGQMFYAILVYIELPEHKIRRMQAAAEAEDPEKLP